Proteins encoded by one window of Girardinichthys multiradiatus isolate DD_20200921_A chromosome 14, DD_fGirMul_XY1, whole genome shotgun sequence:
- the LOC124880229 gene encoding tripartite motif-containing protein 16-like has protein sequence MAQRGVQLESISCSICLDLLKDPVTIPCGHSYCMNCIKEHWDGEDQKRIHSCPQCRKTFKPRPVLQKNIMLAELVEDLKKTELQAAPTDHCYAGPEDVACDVCTGRKMKAVKSCLVCLVSYCEDHLQPHYDAPPLKKHKLVDPSKKLQENICSRHDEVMKIFCRTDQQCICYLCTMDEHKGHETVSAAAERTEKQKELQVSQQQIQQRIQDQEKDLKLLQQEVEAINVSANKAVEDSEKIFTELIHLIQKRSSDVKQQIRSQQETEVSRVKDLQEKLEQEITELKRKYADLEQLSNTEDHNQFLHNYPSLSALSESTHSSSINIHPLRYFEDVTAAVSELRDKLQDILRDTWTNISMTVTEVEVLLSEPEPKTRAGFLKYSQEITLDPNTANRKLLLSERNRKVTLMKQQQSYLDHPDRFTDYYQVLSRESLTGRCYWEVERRGGGMEVSVPYKNISRDGESDECVFGLNDKSWSIYNTTNGYTFWHKKVKTPVSGPFSSRLGVYLNHRAGILSFYSISRTMTLLHRVQTTFTQPLHAGIRLYEAGSSAEFINLK, from the coding sequence ATGGCTCAGAGAGGAGTTCAGCTGGAATCTATCTCCTGTTCCATCTGTTTGGATCTACTGAAGGATCCAGTGACTATTCCCTGTGGACACAGCTACTGTATGAACTGTATCAAAGAACACTGGGACGGAGAAGATCAGAAGAGAATCCACAGCTGCCCTCAATGCAGGAAAACGTTCAAACCAAGGCCTGTCCTGCAGAAGAACATCATGTTAGCAGAGTTAGTGGAGGATCTGAAGAAGACTGAACTTCAAGCCGCTCCAACAGATCACTGCTACGCTGGACCGGAAGACGTGGCCTGTGATGTCTGCACTGGGAGGAAGATGAAAGCTGTCAAGTCCTGTCTGGTCTGTTTGGTTTCTTACTGTGAGGATCATCTTCAACCTCACTATGATGCTCCACCATTGAAAAAGCACAAGCTGGTGGACCCCTCGAAGAAGCTCCAGGAGAACATCTGCTCTCGTCATGATGAGGTGATGAAGATCTTCTGTCGTACTGATCAGCAGTGTATCTGTTATCTCTGCACTATGGATGAACATAAAGGTCATGAAACAgtctcagctgcagcagaaaggaCTGAGAAGCAGAAGGAGCTCCAGGTGAGTCAACAACAAATCCAGCAGAGAATCCAGGACCAAGAGAAAGATCTGAAGCTGCTTCAACAGGAGGTGGAGGCCATCAATGTTTCTGCTAATAAAGCAGTGGAGGACAGTGAGAAGATCTTCACTGAGCTGATTCATCTCATCCAGAAAAGAAgctctgatgtgaagcagcagatcagaTCTCAGCAGGAAACTGAAGTGAGTCGAGTCAAAGATCTtcaggagaagctggagcaggagatcactgagctgaagaggaaatATGCTGATCTGGAGCAGCTCTCAAACACAGAGGATCACAACCAGTTTCTCCACAACTACCCCTCACTGTCAGCACTCAGTGAGTctacacactcatccagcaTCAATATTCATCCTCTGAGATACTTTGAggatgtgacagcagctgtgtcaGAGCTCAGAGATAAACTACAGGACATCCTGAGAGACACATGGACAAACATCTCAATGACAGTCACTGAAGTTGAGGTTCTActctcagaaccagaaccaaagacCAGAGCTGGattcttaaaatattcacaAGAAATCACTCTCgatccaaacacagcaaacaggaagCTGTTATTATCTGAGAGGAACAGAAAAGTAACATTAATGAAACAACAACAGTCTTATCTTGATCATCCAGACAGATTCACTGATTATTATCAGGTTCTGAGTAGAGAGAGTCTGACTGGACGTTGTTACTGGGaggtggagaggagaggaggaggaatggAAGTATCAGTTCCATACAAGAACATCAGTAGAGATGGAGAGTCAGATGAATGTGTGTTTGGATTAAATGACAAATCTTGGTCAATATATAATACCACAAACGGTTACACATTTTGgcacaaaaaagttaaaactccAGTATCAGGTCCATTTTCCTCCAGACTAGGAGTGTATCTGAACCACAGAGCAGGTATTCTGTCTTTCTACAGCATCTCTAGAACCatgactctcctccacagagtccagaccacatTCACTCAGCCTCTGCATGCTGGGATTAGGCTTTATGAGGCTGGATCCTCTGCTGAATTCATTAATCTGAAATAG